In Sulfitobacter albidus, the following proteins share a genomic window:
- the folD gene encoding bifunctional methylenetetrahydrofolate dehydrogenase/methenyltetrahydrofolate cyclohydrolase FolD, with the protein MTATVIDGKEFAARVRGQVAEHVDRLKADHGITPGLAVVLVGEDPASQVYVRSKGKMTVEVGMKSVEHRLEADTSEADLLALIDQLNKDAEIHGILVQLPLPKHLNEDLVINSIDPAKDVDGFHISNVGLLGTGQKSMVPCTPLGCLMMLRDHHGSISGMDAVVIGRSNIVGKPMAQLLLNDSATVTIAHSRTKDLAEIVRRADIVVAAVGRPEMVPGDWIKPGATVIDVGINRLDAPERGAGKTKLVGDVDYDSCAAVAGAITPVPGGVGPMTIACLLANTVTACCRANGLAEPEGLTA; encoded by the coding sequence ATGACTGCGACCGTAATCGACGGTAAGGAATTCGCCGCGCGGGTGCGCGGCCAGGTGGCCGAACATGTGGACCGTTTGAAAGCCGATCACGGGATCACGCCGGGGCTGGCCGTCGTGCTGGTGGGTGAGGATCCCGCCAGTCAGGTCTACGTCCGCTCAAAGGGCAAGATGACGGTCGAGGTCGGTATGAAATCGGTTGAACACCGGCTTGAGGCGGACACCTCTGAGGCCGATCTGCTCGCGCTGATCGACCAGCTGAACAAGGATGCAGAGATCCACGGGATCCTCGTGCAGCTGCCGCTACCCAAGCACCTCAACGAGGATCTGGTCATCAACAGCATTGATCCGGCGAAAGATGTCGACGGGTTCCATATCTCGAACGTGGGGCTGTTGGGGACGGGGCAGAAATCGATGGTACCGTGCACGCCGCTGGGGTGTCTGATGATGCTGCGCGATCATCACGGCTCGATCTCCGGTATGGATGCCGTGGTGATCGGGCGCTCGAATATCGTCGGCAAGCCGATGGCGCAGCTGCTTCTGAATGACAGCGCGACGGTGACGATCGCGCATTCGCGCACCAAGGATCTGGCCGAGATCGTGCGCCGCGCGGATATTGTCGTCGCCGCCGTGGGCCGGCCCGAAATGGTGCCCGGCGATTGGATCAAGCCCGGTGCAACGGTGATCGACGTCGGTATCAACCGTCTTGACGCCCCCGAGCGTGGCGCGGGCAAGACCAAGCTGGTGGGCGATGTCGACTATGACAGCTGTGCCGCCGTGGCCGGTGCGATCACGCCCGTGCCGGGCGGTGTCGGTCCGATGACCATCGCCTGCCTTCTGGCCAATACGGTGACGGCCTGCTGTCGCGCCAATGGTCTGGCGGAACCCGAAGGGCTGACAGCCTGA
- a CDS encoding ATPase produces the protein MNAPTTAVMAPPPPKTLQEMRLPVVMMRDILLKTIFRMNLEMVSELSRAIALPIPVTQELVDMCRTQRLIEATGTQSADGANEMGYQLTDGGKARALDALAQSEYFGAMPVPLEVYKEQVARQSVRNMQITRNQLTGAMGHLVLPDDLLSNLGPAVSAGRSILMYGPPGNGKSSISNGIRDALGDQVYVPRAIEYSSQVITVYDPIVHTAVAQAEQDPTSLRRVTRFDARYVCCERPTVVTGGELSLDMLDLVYNPTARTYQAPLQLKSTGGIFIVDDLGRQKEPPQAIVNRWIVPLEESRDILAFQSGEKFEVPFDTLVIFSTNFHPNEIFDQAALRRIFFKIKIDGPNQANFLKIFSMVAKKRGMPLDEASLIHLLKNKYPTIDNIYANYQPIFLIDQMISVCEFEGIPYQMSPELIDRAWANMFVKDEHIVK, from the coding sequence ATGAACGCGCCCACCACCGCCGTAATGGCTCCGCCACCGCCCAAGACATTGCAGGAAATGCGCCTGCCCGTCGTGATGATGCGGGACATCCTGCTGAAAACGATCTTCCGCATGAACCTCGAGATGGTGAGCGAGCTTTCCCGCGCCATCGCCCTGCCGATCCCGGTGACGCAGGAACTGGTCGACATGTGCCGCACCCAGCGCCTGATCGAGGCGACCGGCACGCAAAGCGCCGATGGCGCCAACGAGATGGGCTATCAGCTGACCGACGGCGGTAAGGCCCGCGCGCTCGATGCGCTGGCGCAGTCGGAATATTTCGGCGCAATGCCCGTGCCGCTTGAGGTCTACAAGGAACAGGTCGCGCGCCAATCGGTGCGCAACATGCAGATCACCCGCAACCAGCTCACCGGCGCCATGGGCCATTTGGTGCTGCCCGACGATCTGCTGAGCAATCTTGGCCCCGCCGTCTCCGCAGGCCGCTCGATCCTGATGTACGGCCCGCCGGGTAACGGTAAATCCTCGATCTCAAACGGGATCCGCGACGCGCTTGGCGATCAGGTCTACGTGCCGCGCGCGATTGAATACTCAAGCCAGGTCATCACCGTCTATGACCCCATCGTGCACACCGCCGTCGCCCAGGCAGAGCAGGATCCCACCTCCCTGCGCCGCGTCACCCGGTTCGATGCGCGCTACGTCTGCTGTGAACGCCCCACCGTGGTCACGGGGGGTGAGCTGTCGCTCGACATGCTCGATCTGGTCTACAACCCCACCGCGCGCACTTATCAGGCGCCCTTGCAGCTGAAATCGACCGGCGGGATCTTTATCGTCGACGACCTTGGCCGCCAGAAAGAACCGCCGCAGGCCATCGTCAACCGCTGGATCGTCCCGCTGGAGGAATCGCGCGACATCCTCGCCTTTCAGTCGGGCGAGAAATTCGAGGTGCCGTTCGACACGCTCGTGATCTTCTCGACCAACTTCCACCCCAACGAGATCTTTGACCAGGCCGCCCTGCGCCGGATCTTCTTCAAGATCAAGATCGACGGGCCGAACCAGGCGAACTTCCTCAAGATCTTTTCCATGGTGGCCAAGAAACGCGGCATGCCGCTGGATGAGGCATCGCTCATTCACCTGCTGAAAAACAAATATCCCACGATCGACAACATCTACGCCAACTATCAGCCGATCTTCCTGATCGACCAGATGATCTCGGTCTGCGAATTCGAAGGGATCCCCTATCAGATGAGCCCCGAGCTGATCGACCGGGCGTGGGCGAACATGTTTGTGAAAGATGAACATATTGTAAAGTAG
- a CDS encoding prepilin peptidase, protein MSITVYSAAWFLPFVLPICLYVCYTDMARMKITNGANLLLAGVFIAVGLIALPFDTYLWRLLSMVIVLVVGFVLNMAGAMGAGDSKFAAAAAPFIALGDLRLLMWLFTATLIAAVVTHRGIRMTPLRRLAPDWASWEQGKKFPMGLALGTTLALYLILGILYGA, encoded by the coding sequence ATGTCGATCACCGTTTATTCGGCCGCGTGGTTTTTGCCTTTCGTCCTGCCGATCTGCCTATACGTCTGCTACACCGATATGGCGCGGATGAAGATCACCAATGGCGCCAATCTGTTGCTGGCGGGCGTCTTTATCGCGGTCGGCCTGATCGCACTGCCGTTCGATACGTATCTTTGGCGGCTTCTGAGCATGGTGATCGTGCTCGTCGTGGGCTTCGTGCTGAATATGGCCGGGGCGATGGGGGCGGGCGACAGTAAATTCGCCGCCGCCGCCGCACCGTTTATCGCGCTCGGCGATCTGCGGCTTTTGATGTGGCTCTTTACCGCGACGCTGATCGCGGCCGTTGTCACCCACCGCGGAATAAGGATGACGCCCCTGCGCCGCCTCGCACCCGATTGGGCGTCCTGGGAGCAGGGCAAGAAATTTCCGATGGGCCTCGCGCTCGGCACCACGCTGGCGTTGTATTTGATCCTCGGAATCCTTTACGGCGCCTGA
- a CDS encoding type II secretion system F family protein, whose protein sequence is MSAEPIIYGLIFVGVLVLVEGLYLVAFGKSISLNSRVNRRLEMLDKGQRREEVLDKLRKEMQQHMNAKSIPLYSLLSVKAQKAAIAFTPQQLLMVMAGVSAMVFMGLTVGTATEAPVRLVLSVGMGVGAVFFWISSKANKRMAMIEEQLPDAVELMVRSLRVGHPFSNAISIVSKEIQDPLASEFGVIADEAAYGRDVGEALKDMAERLEMQDLRFLAVAVTIQQQSGGNLAEILAGLAKVIRARFRLFRRVKAITAEAKWSGKFLSGFPVMALIVINIGDPNYYDEVKETPYFIPACFFVGIFLALNLFVMRMLTNIKV, encoded by the coding sequence ATGAGTGCAGAACCAATTATCTACGGGCTGATCTTTGTCGGCGTACTCGTGCTGGTCGAGGGCCTCTATCTGGTGGCTTTCGGGAAATCCATCTCGCTGAACTCCCGCGTGAACCGGCGTCTTGAGATGCTCGACAAGGGCCAGCGCCGCGAAGAGGTGCTCGACAAGCTGCGCAAGGAAATGCAGCAGCACATGAACGCCAAATCGATCCCGCTGTATTCGCTGCTGAGCGTCAAGGCGCAGAAGGCCGCGATTGCCTTTACCCCGCAGCAATTGCTGATGGTGATGGCGGGCGTGTCGGCGATGGTGTTCATGGGTCTGACCGTGGGCACCGCCACCGAGGCGCCCGTGCGTCTGGTGCTGTCGGTGGGCATGGGTGTGGGGGCGGTATTCTTCTGGATCTCATCGAAGGCCAACAAACGCATGGCGATGATCGAGGAGCAGCTGCCCGACGCGGTCGAGCTGATGGTGCGCTCCTTGCGCGTCGGCCACCCGTTCTCGAACGCGATCTCGATCGTGTCCAAGGAAATTCAGGATCCGCTCGCCTCCGAATTCGGGGTGATCGCGGATGAGGCCGCCTACGGGCGCGACGTGGGCGAAGCGCTCAAGGATATGGCCGAACGGCTCGAAATGCAGGATCTGCGCTTTCTCGCGGTGGCCGTGACCATCCAGCAGCAATCGGGTGGTAACCTCGCGGAAATCCTCGCCGGTCTGGCCAAGGTGATCCGCGCCCGCTTTCGCCTTTTCCGCCGCGTGAAGGCGATCACGGCCGAGGCGAAATGGTCCGGCAAATTCCTGTCGGGTTTCCCGGTGATGGCGCTGATCGTCATCAATATCGGCGATCCGAACTACTACGACGAGGTCAAGGAGACCCCGTATTTCATCCCTGCGTGTTTCTTCGTGGGCATCTTCCTGGCGCTGAACCTCTTCGTGATGCGCATGCTGACCAACATCAAAGTCTGA
- a CDS encoding twin-arginine translocation pathway signal yields MPSHLITRRTLIATGACALAVPARAAGVAPTPTMRGGANNYRPGAPIVERIGGGGFFMTGTVRRAGDGAPLPGQRIQIWAHTTEGHERDPQSHGATLTDADGNFRLEMPQIVPAFGQAHGHLAYDSAEFQTVFLRPVMSDPSATTLHADFVLQPA; encoded by the coding sequence ATGCCATCCCACCTGATCACCCGCCGCACCCTGATTGCAACCGGCGCCTGCGCGCTGGCCGTCCCCGCCCGGGCGGCGGGCGTCGCCCCAACGCCCACCATGCGCGGCGGCGCCAACAATTACCGCCCCGGCGCACCCATCGTGGAGCGGATCGGCGGCGGCGGATTTTTCATGACCGGCACCGTGCGCCGCGCGGGCGACGGCGCGCCCCTGCCCGGCCAGCGCATCCAGATCTGGGCGCACACCACCGAAGGGCACGAGCGCGATCCGCAAAGCCACGGCGCCACGCTCACCGACGCCGACGGCAATTTCCGGCTGGAGATGCCGCAGATCGTGCCCGCCTTTGGTCAGGCGCACGGGCATCTCGCCTACGACTCGGCTGAATTTCAGACGGTGTTCCTGCGCCCGGTGATGTCCGATCCCTCCGCCACCACCCTGCACGCGGATTTTGTGCTGCAACCGGCGTAA
- a CDS encoding tetratricopeptide repeat protein, translating into MRHFSVVSTVLTGALFLSACAEQNADETVERAFQDVNVIDENNLGEVMLTVGDPNEAVTYFQRTLQEAPDNIDSNRGLALSLIRAKRFDEGTAAWQRTVALPGATDADRVELADAMIRSGNWSGAEQTLTAIPPTHETFKRYRLEAIVADSKQQWKKADSFYETAVGLTTKPAPVLNNWGYSKLTRGAYADAERLFTQAVAQDSALFTAKNNLVLARGAQRNYALPVVPMSQTERAQLLHTMALSAIKQGDVETGKGLLRDAIDTHPQHFEAAARSLSALES; encoded by the coding sequence ATGCGCCATTTTTCCGTTGTGAGCACCGTTTTGACAGGCGCGCTTTTCCTGAGCGCCTGCGCCGAGCAGAACGCCGATGAAACCGTCGAACGCGCCTTTCAGGACGTCAACGTCATCGACGAAAACAACCTTGGCGAGGTGATGCTGACAGTGGGTGACCCCAACGAGGCCGTCACCTATTTCCAGCGGACCCTGCAGGAAGCCCCCGACAATATCGACAGCAACCGCGGCCTTGCCCTTTCGCTGATCCGCGCCAAACGCTTTGACGAGGGCACCGCCGCGTGGCAGCGCACGGTGGCCCTGCCCGGCGCCACCGATGCAGACCGGGTCGAGCTGGCCGATGCGATGATCCGCTCTGGCAACTGGTCGGGTGCAGAGCAGACGCTGACCGCGATCCCGCCCACCCACGAAACATTCAAGCGCTACCGCCTCGAGGCGATCGTCGCCGATAGCAAGCAGCAGTGGAAAAAAGCCGACAGCTTTTACGAGACCGCCGTGGGTCTGACGACCAAACCCGCGCCCGTGCTCAACAACTGGGGCTATTCCAAGCTGACACGCGGCGCCTATGCCGATGCGGAACGTCTGTTCACCCAGGCCGTCGCGCAGGATAGCGCGCTGTTCACCGCAAAGAACAATCTGGTGCTGGCGCGCGGGGCGCAGCGCAACTATGCCCTGCCCGTCGTTCCCATGAGCCAGACCGAACGCGCGCAGCTGCTGCACACCATGGCGCTCTCGGCGATCAAGCAAGGCGATGTGGAAACCGGCAAGGGGCTGCTGCGCGACGCCATCGACACGCATCCGCAGCACTTCGAGGCCGCCGCACGCTCGCTCTCCGCTCTCGAGAGCTGA
- a CDS encoding ferric reductase-like transmembrane domain-containing protein: MRWLIWSAVALALAVPVVLSLASPLLAYRQPVYIAAGLAGVLALCALLIQPLLAGGALCLSPITSRWLHRITGASLVGLTLVHVGGLWITSPPDVVDALLLRSPTQFSLWGVIAMWAVFATALAAALRRHLRPRVWRWGHRALALVIAGGTIAHALLIDGTMEPWSKALLCVAVALAAAFALLSRQPWRWR; this comes from the coding sequence GTGCGCTGGCTGATCTGGAGCGCGGTCGCCCTTGCACTCGCCGTGCCGGTCGTCCTGTCGCTCGCCAGTCCGCTGCTGGCCTACCGTCAGCCCGTCTATATCGCCGCCGGTCTTGCCGGGGTGCTTGCGCTCTGCGCGCTGTTGATCCAGCCGCTGCTGGCCGGCGGCGCGCTGTGCCTCTCGCCCATCACCTCCCGCTGGCTGCACCGGATCACCGGTGCCAGCCTCGTCGGCCTGACCCTCGTGCACGTGGGCGGGTTGTGGATCACCAGCCCGCCCGATGTGGTCGACGCGCTGCTCTTGCGCTCGCCCACGCAATTCTCGCTTTGGGGCGTGATTGCCATGTGGGCGGTGTTCGCCACCGCCCTCGCGGCGGCTCTCCGCCGCCACCTGCGCCCCCGCGTTTGGCGCTGGGGGCACCGCGCGCTGGCGTTGGTGATCGCGGGCGGCACCATCGCCCACGCCCTGCTGATCGACGGCACGATGGAGCCGTGGTCAAAGGCGCTGCTCTGCGTCGCCGTGGCCCTCGCCGCTGCCTTCGCACTCCTGTCACGGCAACCTTGGCGGTGGCGTTAA
- a CDS encoding PaaI family thioesterase: MDTLTARIHKSFARQSMMATLGAEILHVAEGLVRITAPILPGARQQQGFGHAGLTFSIGDSAAGYAALTVLPPENEVVTAEIKINLLAPARGSRLIATGRVVKPGRRLCVVTAEVHAEEAGTQTLIAVLQGTMVPVPR, encoded by the coding sequence ATGGATACGCTGACCGCCCGCATCCACAAAAGCTTTGCGCGACAGAGCATGATGGCAACCCTTGGCGCGGAAATCCTGCACGTTGCCGAAGGTCTCGTGCGCATTACGGCCCCGATCCTTCCCGGTGCGCGTCAGCAGCAGGGGTTCGGTCACGCGGGGCTGACGTTCTCAATCGGAGACAGCGCAGCGGGCTACGCCGCTTTAACCGTGCTGCCGCCCGAGAATGAGGTCGTCACCGCGGAGATCAAGATCAACCTGCTCGCACCGGCCCGCGGATCGCGGCTGATCGCGACCGGGCGCGTCGTAAAGCCCGGCAGGCGCCTGTGTGTGGTCACAGCGGAGGTCCACGCCGAGGAGGCAGGCACACAAACACTCATCGCCGTGCTGCAGGGCACCATGGTGCCGGTGCCCCGCTGA
- a CDS encoding tetratricopeptide repeat protein has translation MNGTWGRGLFRALIFLTPMALAACSTGGLGASVFGARTPDQLDAPGVNRRATGADNLDVGHRLVAAGQYELAIKSFNRAAIDRGTVDAEILSGLGTANLGLGRLGQAELLLRRALERDSTQPEIWNNLGVVLMERGKIVDATQVFRRAFALDNGESVSIRDNLRLAQEKSQNSGTVSANDEEYKLVRRGTGDFVIRSSL, from the coding sequence ATGAACGGCACATGGGGGCGCGGGCTATTCCGCGCTCTGATATTCCTCACGCCGATGGCTTTGGCCGCCTGTTCCACGGGCGGCCTTGGTGCGTCCGTTTTCGGCGCGCGCACGCCCGATCAGCTGGATGCGCCGGGCGTGAACCGCCGGGCCACCGGTGCCGACAACCTTGACGTGGGGCACCGGCTCGTCGCGGCGGGCCAGTACGAGCTGGCGATCAAGAGCTTCAACCGCGCCGCCATCGACCGCGGCACCGTGGACGCCGAAATCCTGTCGGGTCTGGGCACCGCAAACCTGGGGCTTGGCCGTCTGGGTCAGGCCGAACTGCTGCTGCGCCGCGCGTTGGAGCGCGACAGCACGCAGCCCGAAATCTGGAACAATCTGGGCGTTGTGCTGATGGAGCGTGGCAAAATTGTCGACGCGACACAGGTGTTTCGCCGCGCCTTCGCGCTCGATAATGGCGAAAGTGTCTCAATCCGGGACAATCTGCGACTGGCGCAAGAAAAATCGCAGAACTCCGGGACGGTTTCTGCTAACGATGAAGAATATAAACTGGTGCGTCGCGGAACCGGCGATTTCGTCATCCGCTCTTCCTTGTGA
- a CDS encoding AAA family ATPase, with translation MSSTMPQPEQAAILACTVSRDVQNFDLLIEDMETILGESWGDLGFAEALAFFGQPEAAGMEFIALAMDEEDEDNLPMMSEIITAAKKRNIKVVLIAEDVTPGALHSLLRGGADEFVPYPLPEGELAQAVERIRTPDPAPVPAAADGPSLKAGAQKDGALIVVHGLAGGTGATTLAVNLAWELATVAKRDNPKVCLLDFDLQYGSVSTFLDLPRREVVYEMLSDTESMDEEIFGQALLTYEDKLHVLTAPSDMLPLDLITAEDINRVLNMARNQFDYVIVDMPSTLVQWSETVLTNAHIYFATLELDMRSAQNTLRFKRALQSEELPVEKLRYVLNRAPKFTDLSAKSRVKRLAESLGIAIDLQLPDGGKPITQANDHGLPLASSAAKSPLRREIAKLAASIHTLRDDEAAAA, from the coding sequence ATGAGCAGCACCATGCCACAACCCGAACAGGCCGCGATTCTTGCCTGTACCGTCAGCCGCGACGTTCAGAACTTCGATCTGTTGATCGAGGATATGGAAACCATCCTCGGCGAAAGCTGGGGCGATCTGGGATTTGCCGAGGCGCTCGCTTTCTTCGGCCAGCCCGAAGCCGCCGGCATGGAATTCATCGCCCTCGCCATGGACGAAGAGGACGAAGACAACCTGCCGATGATGAGCGAGATCATCACGGCGGCCAAGAAGCGAAACATCAAGGTCGTGCTGATCGCCGAGGACGTCACACCGGGCGCGCTGCATTCGCTGCTGCGCGGCGGTGCGGATGAATTCGTGCCCTACCCGCTGCCAGAAGGCGAATTGGCGCAGGCCGTCGAACGGATCCGCACCCCCGATCCCGCCCCCGTGCCCGCCGCCGCCGACGGCCCGTCGCTGAAGGCCGGGGCGCAAAAGGACGGCGCGCTGATCGTGGTGCACGGCCTTGCCGGCGGCACCGGTGCAACGACGCTTGCCGTCAACCTTGCGTGGGAACTCGCAACCGTCGCCAAGCGCGACAATCCCAAGGTCTGCCTGCTGGATTTCGATCTGCAATACGGGTCGGTGTCGACCTTCCTCGACCTGCCGCGCCGCGAAGTGGTCTATGAAATGCTGTCGGATACCGAAAGCATGGACGAAGAGATCTTTGGCCAGGCGCTGCTGACCTATGAGGACAAGCTGCACGTGCTGACGGCCCCGTCGGACATGTTGCCGCTGGATCTGATCACTGCCGAGGACATCAACCGCGTGCTCAACATGGCGCGCAACCAGTTCGACTACGTGATCGTCGATATGCCCTCGACGCTGGTGCAGTGGTCCGAAACCGTGCTGACCAACGCGCATATCTACTTCGCCACGCTCGAGCTCGACATGCGGTCGGCCCAGAACACGCTGCGCTTCAAACGCGCGCTGCAATCCGAGGAGCTGCCGGTTGAAAAGCTGCGATATGTGCTCAACCGCGCGCCCAAGTTCACCGATCTGAGCGCCAAGAGCCGGGTAAAGCGTCTGGCCGAAAGCCTTGGCATCGCGATTGATCTGCAACTGCCCGACGGCGGCAAGCCGATCACGCAGGCCAACGACCACGGGCTGCCGCTGGCAAGCTCTGCCGCGAAAAGCCCGTTGCGCCGCGAAATCGCCAAACTTGCCGCGTCCATCCACACCCTGCGGGACGATGAGGCCGCCGCGGCCTGA
- a CDS encoding type II secretion system F family protein gives MLDSLTNALGPFGMIIALGVLGVVLVLATVAMMMNQPEDPLDKLARDAKSPRGSQKGDGKQAALRQKDGNAQLEKFATFLEPKDVGELSQKQLELRQAGYQSRDAVRIFYFAQMALGVLGLVIGVVYVNFIVEGDMGTQKTVMWTLGPGAIGYWLPKYWITRRVAARKEEIEQGFPDALDMMLVCVEAGQSLDQCINRVGKELKASYAALADEFQVVAHEMKAGKDKVSVLNDMGTRCGVQDVSSFVTVLVQSAAFGTSIADALRVYAGEMRDKRVMRAEEAANKLPTKMTLATMMLTVPPLLVILVGPSAMGIAKLGEMSGPGQ, from the coding sequence ATGCTCGATTCACTGACCAACGCCCTGGGCCCCTTCGGCATGATCATTGCCCTCGGCGTGCTCGGCGTGGTGCTTGTCCTCGCGACCGTCGCGATGATGATGAACCAGCCCGAAGACCCGCTCGACAAGCTGGCACGCGACGCGAAATCGCCGCGCGGCAGCCAGAAGGGAGATGGCAAACAGGCCGCGCTGCGCCAAAAGGATGGCAACGCCCAGCTTGAGAAATTCGCAACCTTCCTTGAACCCAAGGACGTGGGCGAGCTGAGCCAGAAACAGCTGGAACTGCGTCAGGCCGGCTATCAGTCCCGCGATGCCGTCCGCATCTTCTACTTTGCGCAGATGGCGCTGGGGGTGCTGGGGCTGGTGATCGGGGTGGTCTACGTGAACTTCATCGTCGAAGGGGACATGGGCACACAGAAAACCGTGATGTGGACATTGGGCCCCGGCGCCATCGGCTATTGGCTGCCCAAATACTGGATCACCCGCCGCGTGGCCGCGCGCAAGGAAGAGATCGAACAGGGCTTTCCCGACGCGCTCGACATGATGCTCGTCTGCGTCGAGGCGGGCCAATCGCTCGATCAGTGCATCAACCGGGTCGGCAAGGAGCTGAAAGCCTCCTACGCCGCGCTTGCGGATGAATTCCAGGTGGTCGCGCACGAGATGAAGGCCGGCAAGGACAAGGTCAGCGTGCTCAATGACATGGGCACCCGCTGCGGGGTGCAGGATGTATCGTCCTTTGTGACCGTGCTGGTGCAATCGGCGGCCTTCGGGACTTCGATCGCCGACGCCCTGCGCGTCTACGCCGGGGAAATGCGCGACAAGCGCGTGATGCGCGCCGAGGAAGCCGCAAACAAGTTGCCAACCAAGATGACACTTGCCACTATGATGCTCACGGTGCCGCCCCTGCTGGTCATCCTCGTGGGACCATCGGCCATGGGCATCGCAAAACTGGGCGAAATGAGCGGACCTGGACAATAA
- a CDS encoding CpaF family protein → MFSKYKKPDAAPAPAAPAPQKVTPITEAKPSMRRASAPAAATPVDKEVKRKQRMGDIKLELHRALLDNLNLAALEHATEQDLRQEINAIAAEFLSENSIVLGREDRLTLNSELYDEVTGLGPLETLLKDESVNDILVNGPQQIFVERSGKLELTDVTFKDERHLLRIIDKIVSAVGRRVDESNPYVDARLKDGSRFNAMVPPVAVDGSLVSIRKFKKDKLGIDDLVQFGAFTEEMAAYLQAAVATRLNVIVSGGTGSGKTTTLNALSSFIDNAERILTIEDTAELQLQQTHVGRMESRPPNVEGKGEVSPRDCLKNALRMRPDRIIVGETRGEEVIDMLQAMNTGHDGSMTTIHANSARDGVSRLENMIAMAGIEMPLKAVRSQISSAVNLIVQASRLQDGSRRMTSITEITGMEGDVISMQEIFRYQRVGLTPENKIIGHFTATGVRSHYAERFRMWGYDLPASIYEPVAAE, encoded by the coding sequence ATGTTTTCCAAGTACAAAAAGCCCGACGCAGCCCCCGCGCCCGCGGCCCCCGCGCCGCAAAAGGTAACGCCGATCACCGAGGCAAAGCCCAGCATGCGCCGCGCGTCCGCCCCCGCGGCCGCCACGCCGGTCGACAAGGAGGTCAAGCGCAAGCAGCGCATGGGCGACATCAAGCTTGAGCTGCACCGCGCGCTTCTCGACAATCTCAACCTTGCCGCGCTTGAACACGCGACCGAACAGGACCTGCGCCAGGAAATCAACGCCATCGCGGCGGAGTTTCTGTCCGAGAATTCAATCGTGCTGGGGCGCGAGGACCGGCTGACGCTGAATTCAGAACTTTACGACGAAGTCACCGGCCTGGGCCCGCTCGAGACGCTTTTGAAAGATGAAAGCGTGAACGATATTCTCGTCAACGGCCCGCAGCAGATCTTTGTCGAACGCTCCGGCAAGCTGGAATTGACCGACGTCACCTTCAAGGATGAGCGTCACCTGCTGCGCATCATCGACAAGATTGTGAGCGCCGTCGGTCGGCGCGTGGACGAAAGCAACCCCTACGTCGATGCCCGCCTGAAAGACGGCTCGCGTTTCAACGCGATGGTCCCACCCGTGGCCGTCGACGGCTCGCTCGTCTCCATCCGTAAGTTCAAAAAGGACAAGCTCGGGATCGACGATCTGGTGCAATTCGGCGCCTTCACCGAGGAAATGGCCGCCTATCTGCAGGCCGCCGTGGCCACGCGCCTGAATGTCATCGTCTCGGGCGGTACCGGCTCGGGTAAAACCACCACACTCAACGCGCTCAGCTCCTTCATCGACAACGCCGAACGCATCCTGACGATCGAGGATACGGCGGAACTTCAGCTGCAACAGACCCACGTGGGCCGCATGGAAAGCCGCCCGCCCAACGTCGAGGGCAAGGGCGAGGTTTCCCCCCGCGACTGTCTGAAAAACGCCCTGCGGATGCGCCCCGACCGCATCATCGTGGGTGAGACCCGCGGGGAGGAAGTCATCGACATGCTGCAGGCCATGAACACCGGCCACGACGGCTCAATGACCACGATCCACGCCAACTCCGCCCGCGACGGGGTTTCCCGCCTCGAAAACATGATCGCCATGGCGGGCATCGAAATGCCGCTCAAGGCCGTGCGCTCGCAGATCTCTTCGGCTGTGAACCTCATCGTGCAGGCCTCGCGCCTGCAGGACGGCTCGCGCCGCATGACCTCAATCACCGAGATCACCGGGATGGAGGGTGACGTGATCTCCATGCAGGAGATCTTCCGCTACCAGCGCGTTGGCCTCACGCCGGAAAACAAGATCATCGGCCATTTCACCGCCACCGGCGTGCGCAGCCACTACGCCGAGCGGTTCCGGATGTGGGGCTACGATCTGCCCGCATCCATCTATGAGCCGGTCGCGGCCGAGTAG